CCGGAGATCGGCAAGCGCGTCCTGGTGGATCACGCCTTCATCGTGGCTGGCGGCGAAATCACGAAGGCCGCAAGAAACTGGCTCGGCAACAAGCTCGACGCCACCAAGCGCAGCCAGGTCCTCTTCATGGACCGCGAAGACATCCTGAACCTATACGTGGTGACGAACCTGCCCTTGCCAAGTGCGGCATGGCCCGCATCGGCCCGAGACTCGTGGGACGAACCGCCCTTCTAGGGTTGCGCCTCTGCATCTACCCCGATGATGACGATGCGGCGGGCTCCAACCAGGTGAGCCGCGTTGCTCTCGACCTATAACCTGCAACTTCTCGTGGCGGGGACAAAACTTGAACCTGCGACCTCTGGCCATGAGCACGAGATACGTTCAATCCATATCATCGGGCGCCTTGGATCCGCTTCCGCCCTTCCTCCGCACTGGCGGCCGCTTGCGCGTTTCAGCACTCCCACTCGACTCTAAGTCAGCAGAGGGAGAAGCCTCGGGATACGGCAACCTGAGCGTACTCAATGTCAGAGGGGGGATCCCCATTCGAGCCGTCAAATTCTGAGCAAACTCTCGAGCATAAGGATAGACCGCAAGCGTTCCAGCGGTCTTGGCGTAGGCTTCGAGTTCATCGCTCGTCGGAACTGGTTTACCTGAAGGCACTTCCAGGCTATAAAGAGCAGCAAGCTTGAATTCAAGCATCGCGACCTGCTTAGAGCCCTCTTCGTCGCCGCTAGGCTCATCCTCACCCTCTTCGATCTTAACGGCATAGTCAACGTCAAGAACGAAGAAGTCGTCTCCAGTCTCATACCGAACAACAGGAGTCATCTCAAGGTCCCACGACATGGTGCCAACCTGAGGAAAATGATCGAACTCAACCACTGCCCTAAAAAGGCGAATGTCCCGCAGGTCAGCCATTGCAGCAACCCGCGCCGCGCGCCTCTGGGCGGCACCGAGATCCTCGTTATCAGTCATCTTGCAAGATGAAAAGAGGTCCGAGATTCATCCATGCGAGCCACAGGGGCCGCACTGGAATGCTCTCGCCAACTGCGGACAGAGGGGCGCAGAGGCTGCGCCGGCTCACCCGCCCTAATCCGTGCAACGCCCTTCGGACGCGAGTAGAACCACATCTCGCACCAAGGCGAGTCGTGCGGGAGGTCTACCGTGAGAAGAATCCTGGCCGTCACAGCCCGCGCATAACGCTGCATAGTCGACAGGTGCGGATCAACAACACCATTCTCAATATCAGAGATTGCGGACTGTGTAGTCTGCATGCGCTCAGCAACCACTCGCTGGGAAATCTTGAGACTCTTACGGATCTGGATCAGCTGATCAAGCAGAGCCTGGCGAGCCTGCACATCTTCGAGAGCGCCAACGAACCCCGGGTTCCGATTCGCGGCCTCACTCAGCAGGTCGGCCAGCTCATCGAAGTCATCCTCACGGTCCCGCATAAACCCTCACACCCTTGAGGTTGGACATCCTCGAACGTCACCCGGCCGTACCGCCTCCCACCCGGAGAGCAAGCAGTGACTCAGGTTCACTCGCCACCACCGCGATAACGACCTCAGCGCTTATCGGTTACGACCGATCGTAGCGCGTCAGGAGCGAGCATGGTAGCCAAATCTCGAAGGAGTACGCTAGTCGA
This genomic window from Catenuloplanes niger contains:
- a CDS encoding helix-turn-helix domain-containing protein, translating into MQTTQSAISDIENGVVDPHLSTMQRYARAVTARILLTVDLPHDSPWCEMWFYSRPKGVARIRAGEPAQPLRPSVRSWREHSSAAPVARMDESRTSFHLAR